A single genomic interval of Cupriavidus sp. MP-37 harbors:
- a CDS encoding glutathione binding-like protein has translation MIDVYTWATPNGHKVHIMLEECGLEYKVHPINIGAGDQFGEDFLKISPNNKIPAIVDPDGPDGKPISLFESGAILLYLAGKTGKFLPEDVRGKYETLQWLMFQMGGVGPMLGQAHHFRIYAPEKIEYAVNRYTNEARRLYGVIDTQLSKHEWLAGDQYTIADIATFPWLRSWQNQGVELDDYPHLKRWFNQIAERPAVKRGVEVLASARKALQDDKAREVLFGATQYKRH, from the coding sequence ATGATCGACGTCTACACCTGGGCCACGCCCAATGGCCACAAAGTCCACATCATGCTGGAGGAGTGCGGACTGGAGTACAAGGTCCACCCGATCAACATCGGCGCCGGCGACCAGTTCGGCGAGGACTTCCTGAAGATCAGCCCCAACAACAAGATTCCCGCCATCGTCGACCCGGACGGCCCCGACGGCAAGCCGATCTCGCTGTTCGAATCGGGCGCGATCCTGCTCTACCTGGCCGGCAAGACCGGCAAGTTCCTGCCCGAGGACGTGCGCGGCAAGTACGAGACGCTGCAGTGGCTGATGTTCCAGATGGGCGGCGTGGGCCCGATGCTGGGCCAGGCGCACCACTTCCGCATCTATGCGCCCGAAAAGATCGAGTACGCGGTCAATCGCTACACCAATGAAGCCAGGCGCCTGTACGGCGTGATCGACACGCAGCTGTCGAAGCACGAATGGCTGGCCGGCGACCAGTACACCATCGCCGACATCGCCACCTTCCCGTGGCTGCGCAGCTGGCAGAACCAGGGCGTGGAGCTGGACGACTACCCTCACCTGAAGCGCTGGTTCAACCAGATCGCCGAGCGTCCCGCGGTCAAGCGCGGCGTGGAGGTGCTGGCCAGCGCGCGCAAGGCGCTGCAGGACGACAAGGCGCGCGAAGTGCTGTTCGGCGCCACGCAGTACAAGCGCCACTGA